A genomic window from Quercus lobata isolate SW786 chromosome 10, ValleyOak3.0 Primary Assembly, whole genome shotgun sequence includes:
- the LOC115965680 gene encoding tropinone reductase homolog At5g06060-like isoform X1, with amino-acid sequence MGLADNRWSLKGMSALVTGGTKGIGYAIVEELAKLGARVHTCSRNEAELNGCLKALEDKGFVVCGSVCDASSKAQREKLMESVSSVFNVMLNILVNNVGTAIWKPAIEYESSKNVYKHL; translated from the exons ATGGGTTTGGCAGATAACAGATGGTCACTTAAGGGAATGAGCGCTCTTGTAACTGGTGGAACAAAAGGAATCgg GTATGCTATTGTGGAGGAGCTGGCCAAACTAGGCGCAAGAGTACATACTTGTTCTCGAAATGAAGCTGAGCTAAATGGATGCTTAAAGGCTTTGGAAGATAAAGGGTTTGTGGTTTGTGGTTCAGTCTGTGATGCATCGTCTAAAGCCCAAAGAGAGAAGCTAATGGAGTCTGTCTCCTCTGTATTTAATGTAATGCTTAACATCCTA GTGAATAATGTTGGGACCGCTATATGGAAACCAGCAATTGagtatgaaagttcaaaaaacgtgtataaacacctttga
- the LOC115965680 gene encoding tropinone reductase homolog At5g06060-like isoform X2, with amino-acid sequence MGLADNRWSLKGMSALVTGGTKGIGYAIVEELAKLGARVHTCSRNEAELNGCLKALEDKGFVVCGSVCDASSKAQREKLMESVSSVFNVNNVGTAIWKPAIEYESSKNVYKHL; translated from the exons ATGGGTTTGGCAGATAACAGATGGTCACTTAAGGGAATGAGCGCTCTTGTAACTGGTGGAACAAAAGGAATCgg GTATGCTATTGTGGAGGAGCTGGCCAAACTAGGCGCAAGAGTACATACTTGTTCTCGAAATGAAGCTGAGCTAAATGGATGCTTAAAGGCTTTGGAAGATAAAGGGTTTGTGGTTTGTGGTTCAGTCTGTGATGCATCGTCTAAAGCCCAAAGAGAGAAGCTAATGGAGTCTGTCTCCTCTGTATTTAAT GTGAATAATGTTGGGACCGCTATATGGAAACCAGCAATTGagtatgaaagttcaaaaaacgtgtataaacacctttga